Proteins encoded together in one Carya illinoinensis cultivar Pawnee chromosome 3, C.illinoinensisPawnee_v1, whole genome shotgun sequence window:
- the LOC122302399 gene encoding putative methylesterase 14, chloroplastic isoform X1, translated as MGNRFICMTKKEVKENGSRSKRMGRSQRKLLAEEEYLHKQALSMALHQHQLSQRFEGSMSRRIGSTSSRRRNLPDDPISNEKQAPDFLEKMITKKFILIHGEGFGAWCWYKTIALLEESGLLTTALDLTGSGIDLTDTNSIATLAEYSKPLIDHLQSLPEDEKVILVGHSSGGACISYALEHFPQKISKAIFLCATMVSNGQRPFDVFTGELGSAERFMQESKFLIHGNGEDKPPTGFMFEKEQMKGLYFNQSPTKKNVMHYIISAPGLVCSLQDVALAMVSMRPIPLGPIMEKVSLSPEKYGTGRRFYIQTLDDRALSPDVQEKLVRDNPPEGVFKIKGSDHSPFFSKPQSLHKILVEIAQIP; from the exons ATGGGTAATCGGTTTATTTGCATGACAAAGAAGGAGGTCAAAGAAAATGGCTCCAGGAGCAAGAGAATGGGACGGTCTCAAAGGAAACTGCTGGCTGAGGAGGAGTACTTGCACAAGCAGGCTTTATCTATGGCTCTCCATCAGCACCAGTTGTCTCAAAGGTTCGAAGGATCCATGTCGCGGCGAATCGGGTCGACAAGCTCTAGGAGACGCAATCTCCCTGACGACCCAATCTCTAATGAAAAGCAG GCGCCGGATTTTCTGGAAAAGatgataacaaaaaaatttattctaatacacGGGGAAGGCTTTGGAGCATGGTGCTGGTACAAAACCATTGCTCTGCTGGAGGAGTCGGGATTGCTTACCACTGCCCTTGATCTTACGGGATCTGGTATTGATCTGACGGACACAAATAGCATCGCTACACTGGCGGAGTATTCAAAGCCATTGATTGATCATCTACAGAGCCTTCCCGAGGATGAAAAG GTCATTCTGGTTGGTCACAGCAGTGGAGGTGCATGCATATCTTATGCATTGGAACATTTTCCACAGAAGATATCAAAAGCAATTTTCCTTTGTGCCACAATGGTATCTAATGGCCAGAGGCCTTTTGATGTGTTTACTGGAGAG CTTGGTTCTGCAGAACGCTTTATGCAAGAatcaaaatttttgattcatgGGAATGGAGAAGACAAACCTCCTACAGGATTCATGTTTGAGAAAGAGCAAATGAAAGGACTATATTTCAATCAGTCCCCTACGAAG AAAAATGTGATGCATTACATTATCTCCGCGCCTGGTTTGGTCTGTTCACTCCAGGATGTTGCTTTGGCCATGGTATCCATGAGACCCATCCCGCTAGGTCCAATCATGGAGAAAGTATCATTATCACCAGAAAAGTACGGAACTGGCCGGCGATTCTACATTCAGACATTGGATGATCGGGCACTTTCACCTGATGTCCAAGAGAAGCTAGTGAGGGATAACCCACCCGAAGGAGTTTTCAAGATCAAAGGCAGTGACCACTCACCTTTCTTCTCAAAGCCACAATCGCTGCACAAAATTTTGGTTGAAATCGCTCAAATTCCATAG
- the LOC122302399 gene encoding putative methylesterase 14, chloroplastic isoform X2, with the protein MGNRFICMTKKEVKENGSRSKRMGRSQRKLLAEEEYLHKQALSMALHQHQLSQRFEGSMSRRIGSTSSRRRNLPDDPISNEKQAPDFLEKMITKKFILIHGEGFGAWCWYKTIALLEESGLLTTALDLTGSGIDLTDTNSIATLAEYSKPLIDHLQSLPEDEKVILVGHSSGGACISYALEHFPQKISKAIFLCATMVSNGQRPFDVFTGELGSAERFMQESKFLIHGNGEDKPPTGFMFEKEQMKGLYFNQSPTKDVALAMVSMRPIPLGPIMEKVSLSPEKYGTGRRFYIQTLDDRALSPDVQEKLVRDNPPEGVFKIKGSDHSPFFSKPQSLHKILVEIAQIP; encoded by the exons ATGGGTAATCGGTTTATTTGCATGACAAAGAAGGAGGTCAAAGAAAATGGCTCCAGGAGCAAGAGAATGGGACGGTCTCAAAGGAAACTGCTGGCTGAGGAGGAGTACTTGCACAAGCAGGCTTTATCTATGGCTCTCCATCAGCACCAGTTGTCTCAAAGGTTCGAAGGATCCATGTCGCGGCGAATCGGGTCGACAAGCTCTAGGAGACGCAATCTCCCTGACGACCCAATCTCTAATGAAAAGCAG GCGCCGGATTTTCTGGAAAAGatgataacaaaaaaatttattctaatacacGGGGAAGGCTTTGGAGCATGGTGCTGGTACAAAACCATTGCTCTGCTGGAGGAGTCGGGATTGCTTACCACTGCCCTTGATCTTACGGGATCTGGTATTGATCTGACGGACACAAATAGCATCGCTACACTGGCGGAGTATTCAAAGCCATTGATTGATCATCTACAGAGCCTTCCCGAGGATGAAAAG GTCATTCTGGTTGGTCACAGCAGTGGAGGTGCATGCATATCTTATGCATTGGAACATTTTCCACAGAAGATATCAAAAGCAATTTTCCTTTGTGCCACAATGGTATCTAATGGCCAGAGGCCTTTTGATGTGTTTACTGGAGAG CTTGGTTCTGCAGAACGCTTTATGCAAGAatcaaaatttttgattcatgGGAATGGAGAAGACAAACCTCCTACAGGATTCATGTTTGAGAAAGAGCAAATGAAAGGACTATATTTCAATCAGTCCCCTACGAAG GATGTTGCTTTGGCCATGGTATCCATGAGACCCATCCCGCTAGGTCCAATCATGGAGAAAGTATCATTATCACCAGAAAAGTACGGAACTGGCCGGCGATTCTACATTCAGACATTGGATGATCGGGCACTTTCACCTGATGTCCAAGAGAAGCTAGTGAGGGATAACCCACCCGAAGGAGTTTTCAAGATCAAAGGCAGTGACCACTCACCTTTCTTCTCAAAGCCACAATCGCTGCACAAAATTTTGGTTGAAATCGCTCAAATTCCATAG
- the LOC122302396 gene encoding pentatricopeptide repeat-containing protein At2g33680-like has translation MAYKKLRAWPGPCKSACSVPIQRSVGMFRLSRTQKSEGMLQMIRFKSLKIYYADIEFRYKSIKDFHHKTVHVEKIYTNHLKVCAESKAIAVGQALHSCIIKLLAEPQTTLVNSLANMYFKCGCISLAEQVFDEMPRRDVVSWNTMINGYLSARYAWDAFICFKMMLGFGFVPDQFSLNGVLKVCVMNGDLGGGVQVHGLIVKLGVCDNAFVTNGLVELYEEFDCYDESVNAFDALVCKDVAVVNSIIKIYGKMGKIEEAFMNLRLLLSGLSRPTRATFVNLLSAISGYESLKEGLLVHGLITKLGLEGHGVVENSLVGMYCSCGAMDEAFDMLLYKGSKNVMSWTTLISQFSMHGCFQEAMDVFQWLYHDKVIALDEVMLVCVLSASAASKCVCLGTQMHAIIVKIGIQLHKGVGVALMDMYSKCLCLEDMQKIFQQVGQNCDLLVWTTFISGSVQNGLPMEALKYFSQMLNEGIRPDAVACISVLTGCIGLQATEHGEMIHAYVIKSGNGSKSYVQTALTSFYANCGCFDSAEKLLDRRAEYDVVSLTTLLSGYAKFGCSTEAFFWFRKMLSEGISPNNFTLASTLNASAKSTAISIGRSLHSLIIKLRLEDDNFVASSLIDMYSKCGAIEDAVYYFSSTQNQDIVVWNSLLSGHAHHGNVEEVLKTFDEMQICGIKPDRITFLSILSGCSHGALTDRVMEFFYMMRNVYGISPMVEHYVCVIDSLGRAGLFRKAVKFIEALNCNPCMLMLRSLLSSCIIYRCSRLGLAVVAKMIVLGGDEVATYALFSKLCATDERWGDTIKVREIMKKKVGQPKKVGTSWIESTSVPS, from the coding sequence ATGGCCTATAAGAAACTTCGGGCCTGGCCTGGCCCATGCAAGAGTGCCTGCTCTGTTCCAATACAAAGGAGTGTAGGAATGTTTAGACTTTCACGTACCCAAAAAAGTGAAGGTATGCTTCAAATGATTAGATTTAAAAGTCTCAAAATCTATTACGCGGATATTGAATTCAGATACAAAAGCATAAAAGATTTCCATCATAAAACTGTTCATGTCGAGAAAATATATACCAATCATTTAAAAGTATGCGCCGAATCAAAGGCAATTGCAGTAGGACAAGCTCTCCATTCCTGCATTATAAAACTCTTAGCAGAGCCGCAGACTACTCTCGTCAACAGTTTGGCTAACATGTACTTCAAATGTGGGTGTATCTCACTCGCTGAACAGGTGTTTGATGAAATGCCCCGGCGAGATGTTGTGTCATGGAACACCATGATAAATGGCTATCTTTCAGCTCGGTATGCTTGGGATGCCTTCATATGCTTTAAAATGATGTTAGGTTTTGGTTTTGTGCCTGACCAGTTTAGTCTAAATGGTGTGCTCAAAGTTTGTGTTATGAATGGTGATCTTGGTGGAGGGGTACAAGTTCATGGACTCATTGTCAAGCTTGGTGTATGTGACAATGCCTTCGTTACTAATGGGCTTGTTGAACTATATGAAGAATTTGATTGCTATGACGAGTCAGTGAATGCATTTGATGCACTGGTCTGTAAGGACGTTGCAGTGGTTAACTCCATAATAAAGATATATGGGAAAATGGGTAAAATAGAGGAAGCTTTCATGAATTTGCGGTTGCTACTGTCTGGTTTGAGTAGACCCACGAGAGCTACTTTTGTTAACCTGTTGAGTGCAATAAGTGGATATGAGAGTCTGAAAGAAGGATTGCTGGTTCATGGGTTGATAACTAAGCTTGGGTTGGAAGGTCATGGTGTCGTGGAGAACTCACTTGTTGGGATGTATTGTAGTTGTGGTGCCATGGATGAAGCTTTTGATATGCTTCTTTATAAGGGTAGCAAGAATGTAATGTCATGGACCACTTTAATATCCCAGTTCAGCATGCATGGATGCTTTCAAGAAGCCATGGACGTTTTTCAGTGGCTGTACCACGATAAAGTTATAGCATTAGATGAAGTCATGCTAGTATGCGTTCTTAGTGCATCGGCTGCATCTAAATGCGTATGCTTGGGTACTCAGATGCATGCCATAATTGTCAAAATTGGAATTCAGCTACATAAAGGTGTTGGGGTTGCTTTAATGGACATGTATTCAAAGTGTTTGTGCTTAGAAGATATGCAAAAGATCTTTCAACAGGTTGGTCAGAATTGTGATTTATTAGTCTGGACAACGTTTATTTCAGGTAGTGTTCAGAATGGGTTACCCATGGAAGCTTTAAAGTATTTTTCCCAAATGCTAAATGAAGGCATAAGACCAGATGCAGTTGCCTGCATCAGTGTTCTTACAGGATGCATTGGCCTGCAGGCTACTGAACATGGAGAAATGATACATGCTTATGTTATCAAGTCTGGAAATGGATCTAAAAGTTATGTTCAGACCGCTTTGACATCCTTCTATGCCAACTGTGGGTGCTTTGACAGTGCCGAAAAGCTTCTTGATAGGAGAGCGGAATATGATGTTGTTTCATTAACTACACTGTTATCAGGGTATGCAAAATTTGGATGCAGTACAGaagctttcttttggtttaGAAAAATGCTAAGCGAAGGCATTTCACCTAACAACTTCACTCTTGCAAGTACACTAAATGCTTCTGCCAAATCAACAGCTATTTCAATTGGAAGGTCACTACACAGcctaattataaaattaagactGGAAGATGATAACTTTGTTGCTAGCAGTCTAATTGACATGTACTCTAAGTGTGGGGCCATAGAAGATGCTGTTTATTATTTCAGCAGCACGCAAAATCAAGATATTGTGGTATGGAATAGTCTGCTTTCAGGTCATGCCCATCATGGGAATGTTGAAGAAGTTTTGAAGACCTTTGATGAGATGCAAATTTGTGGGATAAAGCCTGACAGGATCACATTCCTTTCAATCCTTTCAGGCTGTAGCCACGGAGCTCTTACAGACCGGGTGATGGAATTTTTCTACATGATGCGTAATGTTTATGGAATCAGTCCCATGGTGGAACATTATGTCTGTGTTATAGATTCTCTTGGGCGTGCTGGATTGTTTAGGAAGGCAGTCAAGTTTATAGAGGCATTGAATTGTAATCCCTGCATGCTAATGTTAAGGTCATTGCTCAGTTCCTGCATCATTTACAGATGCAGTCGACTTGGCTTGGCTGTTGTAGCAAAAATGATAGTGCTGGGTGGAGATGAAGTTGCAACTTATGCATTGTTTTCAAAGTTATGTGCTACTGATGAGAGATGGGGCGATACAATAAAGGTGAGGGAgataatgaagaagaaagtagggCAACCAAAGAAGGTTGGCACCAGTTGGATTGAGAGCACAAGTGTGCCATCTTAA